From a region of the Molothrus ater isolate BHLD 08-10-18 breed brown headed cowbird chromosome 15, BPBGC_Mater_1.1, whole genome shotgun sequence genome:
- the CREBRF gene encoding CREB3 regulatory factor isoform X2 — MPQPSVSGMDPPFGDAFRSHLFSEQTLMSTDLLASSSDPDFMYELDREMDYQQSSRDNLLFMEDCKDLENLESFTDILDKEAAFTSKWEQWDTYCEDLTKYTKLTSCDIWGTKEVDYLGLDDFSSPYQDEEVISKTPTLAQLNSEDSQPVSDSLYYPDLLFSVKQNPLNPLLPGKKMASRAAAPVCSSKNVQAEAALSDCAQKASKAGSQPASSTQIMAKTNVYSSEKVNIHVECKDYVKKAKVKINPLPQSRPVLSQAHADAAKENTCYCGAVAKRQERKGLESPHAHSTTPGLPFKETQELLLSPPQESPGLAVGESSLSASASVSDSSQKKEEHNYSLFVTDTLGEQSAKAEPEEEEEDEDDIEDEDHDEGFGSEHELSENDDEEEDYEDDKDDDISDTFSEPGYENDSVEDLKEMTAISSRKRGKRRYFWEYSEQLTPSQQERMLRPSEWDRDTLPSNMYQKNGLHHGKYAAKKSRRTDVEDLTPNPRKLLQIGNELRKLNKVISDLTPVSELPLTARPRSRKEKNKLASRACRLKKKAQYEANKVKLWGLNTEYDNLLFVINSIKQEIVNRVQVPKDDRGINMEQKLNILIKDTLGLPVAGQTSEFVNQVLEKTAEGDPTGGLVGLRIPMAKV, encoded by the exons ATGCCTCAG CCCAGTGTGAGTGGAATGGACCCTCCTTTTGGGGATGCCTTTCGGAGCCACCTGTTTTCAGAGCAGACTCTGATGAGCACGGATCTCCTGGCGAGCAGCTCGGATCCAGACTTCATGTATGAACTG GACAGAGAAATGGACTATCAGCAAAGCTCCAGGGACAACTTGCTTTTCATGGAGGACTGCAAAGACCTTGAGAACTTGGAGTCTTTTACGGACATCCTGGACAAAGAAGCTGCTTTCACCTCCAAGTGGGAGCAGTGGGATACCTACTGTGAAGACCTAACTAAGTACACTAAATTAACCAGCTGTGACATCTGGGGAACAAAAGAGGTGGATTACCTGGGCCTCGATGACTTCTCAAGCCCATACCAGGATGAAGAGGTGATAAGCAAAACACCCACGCTGGCTCAGCTGAACAGCGAGGACTCCCAGCCTGTCTCAGATTCACTCTATTACCCCGATTTGCTCTTTAGTGTAAAACAAAACCCTTTAAATCCTTTGTTACCTGGCAAAAAGATGGCGAGCAGAGCAGCGGCGCCGGTCTGCTCCTCCAAGAACGTTCAGGCCGAGGCCGCGCTGTCGGACTGTGCCCAGAAGGCCAGCAAGGCTGGCAGCCAGCCTGCTTCCAGCACACAGATCATGGCCAAGACCAACGTGTACAGCAGTGAAAAGGTGAACATTCACGTTGAATGTAAAGACTATGTTAAAAAGGCAAAAGTAAAGATCAACCCCTTGCCGCAGAGCAGGCCGGTGCTGAGCCAGGCGCACGCTGACGCGGCCAAGGAAAACACCTGCTACTGTGGGGCTGTGGCAAAGagacaggagagaaaaggacTCGAGTCCCCCCATGCTCACAGCACAACTCCTGGTTTGCCTTTTAAAGAGActcaagagctgctcctcagccctccccaggagagcccagggctggctgtgggggaGAGCAGCCTTTCCGCCAGCGCCTCCGTGTCCGACTCCTCGCAGAAGAAAGAAGAGCACAATTATTCTCTTTTTGTAACAGACACTTTGGGTGAACAGTCAGCCAAAGCAGAgcccgaggaggaggaggaggatgaggatgataTTGAAGATGAGGACCACGATGAAGGGTTTGGCAGTGAGCACGAGCTGTCTGAGAACGACGATGAGGAGGAGGATTACGAGGACGATAAGGACGATGACATCAGTGACACCTTCTCAGAACCAG GGTATGAAAACGATTCTGTGGAGGATTTGAAAGAAATGACTGCGATCTCCTCTCGGAAAAGAGGCAAGCGAAGATACTTCTGGGAGTACAGCGAGCAGCTGACgccatcccagcaggagaggATGCTGAGGCCCTCTgagtgggacagggacaccctgccCAGCAACATGTACCAGAAAAATGGGCTCCACCATG gaaaatatgcaGCAAAGAAGTCACGGAGGACTGATGTAGAAGACCTGACTCCCAACCCCAGAAAACTCCTCCAGATTGGTAATGAGCTGAGGAAGCTGAATAAGGTGATCAGTGACCTGACACCCGTCAGTGAACTTCCCTTAACTGCCAGACCCAggtcaaggaaagaaaagaacaagttGGCTTCTAG GGCTTGTAGACTAAAAAAGAAAGCCCAGTATGAAGCCAATAAAGTTAAACTCTGGGGTCTCAACACGGAATATG aTAATTTACTCTTTGTCATCAACTCCATCAAACAAGAAATAGTTAATCGGGTGCAGGTACCTAAAGATGACAGAGGAATCAACATGGAACAAAAGTTGAACATACTTATTAAAGACACTCTTG GACTCCCTGTAGCTGGACAGACGTCGGAGTTTGTGAACCAGGTGCTGGAGAAGACGGCAGAGGGAGACCCCACGGGCGGCCTGGTGGGGCTGAGGATACCCATGGCCAAGGTGTAG
- the CREBRF gene encoding CREB3 regulatory factor isoform X1: MPQPSVSGMDPPFGDAFRSHLFSEQTLMSTDLLASSSDPDFMYELDREMDYQQSSRDNLLFMEDCKDLENLESFTDILDKEAAFTSKWEQWDTYCEDLTKYTKLTSCDIWGTKEVDYLGLDDFSSPYQDEEVISKTPTLAQLNSEDSQPVSDSLYYPDLLFSVKQNPLNPLLPGKKMASRAAAPVCSSKNVQAEAALSDCAQKASKAGSQPASSTQIMAKTNVYSSEKVNIHVECKDYVKKAKVKINPLPQSRPVLSQAHADAAKENTCYCGAVAKRQERKGLESPHAHSTTPGLPFKETQELLLSPPQESPGLAVGESSLSASASVSDSSQKKEEHNYSLFVTDTLGEQSAKAEPEEEEEDEDDIEDEDHDEGFGSEHELSENDDEEEDYEDDKDDDISDTFSEPGYENDSVEDLKEMTAISSRKRGKRRYFWEYSEQLTPSQQERMLRPSEWDRDTLPSNMYQKNGLHHGKYAAKKSRRTDVEDLTPNPRKLLQIGNELRKLNKVISDLTPVSELPLTARPRSRKEKNKLASRACRLKKKAQYEANKVKLWGLNTEYDNLLFVINSIKQEIVNRVQVPKDDRGINMEQKLNILIKDTLGLPVAGQTSEFVNQVLEKTAEGDPTGGLVGLRIPMAKEISFGRDDS, encoded by the exons ATGCCTCAG CCCAGTGTGAGTGGAATGGACCCTCCTTTTGGGGATGCCTTTCGGAGCCACCTGTTTTCAGAGCAGACTCTGATGAGCACGGATCTCCTGGCGAGCAGCTCGGATCCAGACTTCATGTATGAACTG GACAGAGAAATGGACTATCAGCAAAGCTCCAGGGACAACTTGCTTTTCATGGAGGACTGCAAAGACCTTGAGAACTTGGAGTCTTTTACGGACATCCTGGACAAAGAAGCTGCTTTCACCTCCAAGTGGGAGCAGTGGGATACCTACTGTGAAGACCTAACTAAGTACACTAAATTAACCAGCTGTGACATCTGGGGAACAAAAGAGGTGGATTACCTGGGCCTCGATGACTTCTCAAGCCCATACCAGGATGAAGAGGTGATAAGCAAAACACCCACGCTGGCTCAGCTGAACAGCGAGGACTCCCAGCCTGTCTCAGATTCACTCTATTACCCCGATTTGCTCTTTAGTGTAAAACAAAACCCTTTAAATCCTTTGTTACCTGGCAAAAAGATGGCGAGCAGAGCAGCGGCGCCGGTCTGCTCCTCCAAGAACGTTCAGGCCGAGGCCGCGCTGTCGGACTGTGCCCAGAAGGCCAGCAAGGCTGGCAGCCAGCCTGCTTCCAGCACACAGATCATGGCCAAGACCAACGTGTACAGCAGTGAAAAGGTGAACATTCACGTTGAATGTAAAGACTATGTTAAAAAGGCAAAAGTAAAGATCAACCCCTTGCCGCAGAGCAGGCCGGTGCTGAGCCAGGCGCACGCTGACGCGGCCAAGGAAAACACCTGCTACTGTGGGGCTGTGGCAAAGagacaggagagaaaaggacTCGAGTCCCCCCATGCTCACAGCACAACTCCTGGTTTGCCTTTTAAAGAGActcaagagctgctcctcagccctccccaggagagcccagggctggctgtgggggaGAGCAGCCTTTCCGCCAGCGCCTCCGTGTCCGACTCCTCGCAGAAGAAAGAAGAGCACAATTATTCTCTTTTTGTAACAGACACTTTGGGTGAACAGTCAGCCAAAGCAGAgcccgaggaggaggaggaggatgaggatgataTTGAAGATGAGGACCACGATGAAGGGTTTGGCAGTGAGCACGAGCTGTCTGAGAACGACGATGAGGAGGAGGATTACGAGGACGATAAGGACGATGACATCAGTGACACCTTCTCAGAACCAG GGTATGAAAACGATTCTGTGGAGGATTTGAAAGAAATGACTGCGATCTCCTCTCGGAAAAGAGGCAAGCGAAGATACTTCTGGGAGTACAGCGAGCAGCTGACgccatcccagcaggagaggATGCTGAGGCCCTCTgagtgggacagggacaccctgccCAGCAACATGTACCAGAAAAATGGGCTCCACCATG gaaaatatgcaGCAAAGAAGTCACGGAGGACTGATGTAGAAGACCTGACTCCCAACCCCAGAAAACTCCTCCAGATTGGTAATGAGCTGAGGAAGCTGAATAAGGTGATCAGTGACCTGACACCCGTCAGTGAACTTCCCTTAACTGCCAGACCCAggtcaaggaaagaaaagaacaagttGGCTTCTAG GGCTTGTAGACTAAAAAAGAAAGCCCAGTATGAAGCCAATAAAGTTAAACTCTGGGGTCTCAACACGGAATATG aTAATTTACTCTTTGTCATCAACTCCATCAAACAAGAAATAGTTAATCGGGTGCAGGTACCTAAAGATGACAGAGGAATCAACATGGAACAAAAGTTGAACATACTTATTAAAGACACTCTTG GACTCCCTGTAGCTGGACAGACGTCGGAGTTTGTGAACCAGGTGCTGGAGAAGACGGCAGAGGGAGACCCCACGGGCGGCCTGGTGGGGCTGAGGATACCCATGGCCAAG